One Jatrophihabitans sp. genomic window carries:
- a CDS encoding NAD(P)H-dependent oxidoreductase produces MKLLHIIATPRAARSRTLQISNAFLERLHSKRPESEVRTRDLFAEDLPPVDGQNMDSKYRLMVGRPIDPDHAESWAHIETLIEEFLAADVYLITAPMWNFSIPYALKYYIDAIVQPRYLFGYNEHGVPVGLVHGKRMVCVTSRGGDYSLGSPMHSFDAEESYLRQIFGFVGIVDFHCVNAQPMDQSPTVCAAAIESAKQAACSLADDLAGAYTLA; encoded by the coding sequence ATGAAGCTCCTGCACATCATCGCCACGCCACGAGCCGCCCGGTCGCGCACGCTGCAGATCTCCAACGCGTTTCTGGAGCGCCTGCACAGCAAGCGCCCGGAGTCCGAGGTGCGCACCCGGGACCTGTTCGCCGAGGACCTGCCTCCGGTCGACGGTCAGAACATGGACTCGAAGTACCGGTTGATGGTGGGCCGGCCCATCGATCCCGACCATGCCGAGTCCTGGGCGCACATCGAGACGCTGATCGAGGAGTTCCTGGCCGCCGACGTGTACCTGATCACCGCGCCGATGTGGAACTTCAGCATTCCGTACGCGCTCAAGTACTACATCGACGCCATCGTGCAGCCCCGCTACCTGTTCGGCTATAACGAGCACGGCGTGCCGGTCGGCCTGGTGCACGGCAAGCGGATGGTGTGCGTCACGAGCCGAGGCGGAGATTACTCGCTGGGCAGTCCGATGCATTCCTTTGACGCCGAGGAGTCATATCTGCGACAGATATTCGGATTCGTGGGCATCGTCGACTTTCACTGCGTGAACGCGCAGCCGATGGACCAATCACCCACCGTGTGCGCCGCCGCGATCGAATCAGCCAAGCAGGCGGCCTGTTCGCTGGCCGATGACCTCGCCGGCGCGTACACACTGGCGTAG
- a CDS encoding ANTAR domain-containing protein, with amino-acid sequence MSVQSAPFLTHRPSAHSEQGLGPILQALDGLVASAEPAVVFTSVTRLCVPSLCDAATVAVMTAEHAYKTAWPWNGAHHEDPALLRQAMAGKQVVSHNAVLTPILGRSIEGVPDYRGVLTMAFHTLSPSAHHGVLAQLVVERAMAVIERERLAEILAARQAQADNLRIALTTNRCIGTAIGILMANHKLTSEAAFDLLRRVSQHSNRKMHDLAIDVIDTGALTLPAGVTATPSLPSSPDESPSALTRPRPRPFPLCTPRP; translated from the coding sequence ATGAGCGTTCAATCCGCCCCCTTTCTGACGCACCGCCCGTCCGCCCACTCAGAGCAGGGCCTGGGGCCGATCCTGCAGGCCCTCGACGGCCTCGTCGCTTCTGCCGAGCCCGCGGTTGTGTTCACCAGCGTCACCCGGCTGTGCGTGCCGTCGCTGTGCGATGCCGCCACGGTCGCCGTCATGACTGCCGAGCACGCGTACAAGACCGCCTGGCCGTGGAACGGCGCCCACCACGAGGATCCCGCTCTCCTCAGGCAGGCGATGGCGGGCAAGCAGGTGGTCAGCCACAACGCGGTGCTCACGCCGATACTCGGCAGGAGCATCGAAGGCGTCCCCGACTACCGGGGTGTTCTGACGATGGCCTTTCACACCTTGAGCCCCAGCGCCCACCACGGTGTGCTCGCCCAACTCGTCGTCGAGCGTGCGATGGCCGTGATCGAGCGTGAGCGCCTGGCCGAGATCCTGGCAGCCCGACAGGCCCAGGCCGACAATCTTCGCATCGCGTTGACGACCAACCGGTGCATCGGCACCGCTATCGGAATCCTGATGGCCAATCACAAGCTGACCAGCGAGGCCGCCTTCGACCTGCTGCGTCGAGTCAGCCAGCACAGCAACCGCAAGATGCACGATCTCGCCATCGACGTCATCGACACCGGCGCGCTCACGTTGCCCGCCGGCGTCACAGCGACACCGTCTCTGCCCAGCTCCCCCGACGAGTCGCCGTCAGCGCTCACCCGGCCCAGGCCACGCCCGTTTCCGCTTTGCACGCCGAGGCCGTGA
- a CDS encoding B12-binding domain-containing protein: protein MGLSQPERMHSADPAAPAAEFALRFLSAFERDDPAAMRCELEQATQACGLGTCLDDVLLPGMRAIGILWQRGQCGIEKERLATECARAWLQSHEVLAPAPDPGPPVVLACGPTDRHSLGLEALAILLRYQGQGCRLLGARVSTRTLMTAVRASRPAAVVIVSHLRVNHDRAAESLRSAEAWVPELFYAGEAFATARLRRDLPGTYLGTRLQDASSLILRSRLRTDTAKLKGVAALPDPGTPPEHADRR from the coding sequence ATGGGTCTCTCGCAGCCCGAGCGCATGCACAGCGCCGACCCGGCCGCTCCTGCCGCCGAGTTCGCTCTCCGGTTCCTGTCCGCGTTCGAGCGCGACGATCCGGCGGCGATGCGCTGTGAACTCGAGCAGGCCACCCAAGCGTGCGGGCTGGGCACGTGCCTCGATGACGTTCTGCTGCCTGGGATGCGCGCTATCGGAATCTTGTGGCAGAGGGGCCAGTGCGGGATCGAGAAGGAGCGGCTGGCCACTGAATGCGCGCGGGCCTGGCTGCAGAGTCATGAGGTCCTGGCGCCCGCGCCCGATCCAGGCCCACCTGTCGTCCTGGCGTGCGGGCCGACTGACCGGCACAGCCTGGGCTTGGAAGCCCTGGCGATCCTGCTCCGCTACCAGGGGCAGGGCTGTCGCCTGCTCGGGGCTCGGGTGTCCACTCGCACGCTCATGACCGCGGTCCGAGCCAGCCGTCCCGCGGCTGTGGTGATCGTGTCGCACCTGCGGGTCAACCATGACCGCGCTGCTGAGTCACTTCGCTCGGCTGAGGCCTGGGTGCCGGAGCTGTTCTACGCCGGGGAGGCGTTCGCCACCGCCAGACTGCGACGCGACCTCCCCGGGACCTATCTGGGAACCCGGCTGCAAGACGCCTCGTCGCTCATCCTCAGATCTCGGCTCAGGACGGACACGGCAAAGCTCAAGGGGGTCGCTGCCCTGCCCGACCCCGGCACGCCGCCCGAGCACGCTGATAGACGCTGA
- a CDS encoding maleylpyruvate isomerase family mycothiol-dependent enzyme, whose product MTDEQAYWAAVRTVRLGVADLLDSLTVAEWDAPSLCRGWRVRDVAGHLSSVPTITTWSMMRVGPRAGFNPNRINTVVALRHGSRPADQIVGAIREHASERHVARVLDARNCLFDAIVHSQDIAIPLGREFAVPAAFSREGLERVWAMGWPFNARRRLAGLRLTATDTDWTVGAGPEVAGSALSLLLLLTGRASTVVDSLNGPGVPSLSN is encoded by the coding sequence ATGACGGATGAGCAGGCTTACTGGGCCGCGGTTCGCACGGTGCGCCTAGGCGTCGCCGATCTGCTGGACTCCCTGACTGTGGCGGAGTGGGATGCCCCGTCCCTATGCCGAGGGTGGCGCGTGCGCGACGTGGCGGGCCACTTGTCGTCGGTCCCGACGATCACGACGTGGTCGATGATGCGCGTCGGGCCGCGCGCCGGGTTCAACCCGAACCGCATCAACACCGTCGTGGCACTGCGTCACGGTAGCCGGCCCGCGGACCAGATTGTCGGCGCCATCCGCGAGCACGCGAGCGAGCGGCACGTCGCCAGAGTCCTAGACGCGCGGAACTGCCTCTTTGACGCCATCGTGCACAGTCAGGACATCGCCATACCGCTGGGGCGCGAGTTCGCCGTTCCGGCCGCGTTCAGCCGTGAGGGTCTGGAGCGGGTCTGGGCCATGGGGTGGCCGTTCAACGCCAGGCGCCGCCTTGCCGGGCTGAGGTTGACGGCGACCGACACTGACTGGACCGTCGGAGCCGGACCCGAGGTGGCCGGCTCCGCCTTGTCCCTTCTGCTCCTTCTCACCGGGCGGGCCTCGACCGTTGTCGACTCTCTGAACGGTCCCGGAGTCCCATCGCTGTCTAACTGA
- a CDS encoding B12-binding domain-containing protein translates to MVAASGREQPRNEFPGVPIAEAARQLGVPMPTLRSWELRYNMPEVVRGVGKHRRYSAAELHGLRLMRDEIARGKRASLAAQSVRELLQLTGTASEFVADVLAASERSDPLAVRQHLTRAQGALGLGPCLDDVLLPAMQQIGLWWQTGRCDVEQEHLATEAARAWLEALTAYAPAPARPTTIVLACGPTDLHTIGLEALATLLRYQQWTVRLLGAKTAVPALETAIHATHAGAAVIVSHLSSGRARAIQSLHAANVLGVKVFYAGNAFTSPRSRRNLPGVYLGTRLQDACELIDRALG, encoded by the coding sequence ATGGTGGCTGCCAGCGGTCGCGAGCAGCCGCGCAACGAGTTTCCCGGCGTGCCGATCGCCGAGGCGGCACGCCAGCTCGGCGTCCCCATGCCGACCCTGCGCTCCTGGGAACTGCGGTACAACATGCCGGAGGTAGTCCGAGGTGTGGGCAAGCACCGCCGGTACTCCGCGGCGGAGTTGCACGGACTCAGGCTGATGCGCGATGAGATCGCCCGGGGCAAACGGGCAAGCCTGGCCGCCCAGTCGGTGCGCGAGTTGCTCCAGCTCACCGGCACTGCCAGCGAGTTCGTCGCCGACGTGCTCGCCGCGTCTGAGCGCTCTGATCCCCTCGCGGTGCGCCAGCACCTCACCCGGGCTCAAGGCGCCCTTGGCCTGGGGCCCTGCCTAGACGACGTGCTGTTGCCGGCGATGCAGCAGATCGGGCTGTGGTGGCAGACCGGACGCTGCGACGTCGAACAGGAGCACCTCGCGACCGAGGCGGCGCGGGCCTGGCTGGAGGCCCTGACCGCCTATGCCCCCGCGCCTGCCCGGCCGACGACGATCGTCCTGGCGTGCGGGCCGACCGATCTGCACACCATCGGCTTGGAGGCGCTGGCGACGTTGCTTCGCTACCAGCAGTGGACCGTTCGCCTGCTCGGGGCGAAAACCGCTGTGCCCGCCCTTGAGACCGCGATCCACGCGACCCACGCCGGGGCGGCGGTCATCGTCTCGCACCTCAGCTCCGGCCGCGCTCGCGCCATCCAGTCCCTGCACGCCGCCAATGTCCTGGGCGTCAAGGTGTTCTACGCCGGCAACGCGTTCACGTCCCCGCGCAGCCGCCGCAACCTGCCCGGCGTCTACCTGGGCACCCGGCTGCAGGACGCCTGCGAGCTGATCGACCGCGCACTGGGCTGA
- a CDS encoding sigma-70 family RNA polymerase sigma factor, with protein sequence MAARGAAPEAIAVAAKGRDERTERVAVSGSARGAVRADLDEVFRRDYQQVVGVAARVLGSRDQAEDVAQEVFLSFNRSSVAADQASGWLVVAAAHTALNLLRSGRRRTSREEIAAAAEHAVVSDVAEAVVTLEERGRVRAALGRLPRKQAMALVLRHSGLSYADLAAALDMSPGSVGTTVRRAESALRKELNRHGSSD encoded by the coding sequence ATGGCGGCCCGCGGTGCGGCCCCCGAAGCGATCGCCGTAGCGGCGAAGGGGCGGGACGAGAGGACGGAGCGGGTGGCGGTGTCGGGTTCGGCCCGCGGCGCCGTGCGCGCCGACCTGGACGAGGTCTTTCGCCGCGACTACCAGCAGGTCGTCGGCGTGGCCGCCCGGGTGCTGGGCTCGCGTGACCAGGCCGAAGACGTCGCGCAGGAGGTCTTCCTGTCCTTCAACCGCTCCTCGGTGGCGGCCGACCAAGCCTCCGGCTGGCTCGTCGTCGCCGCCGCCCACACCGCGCTGAACCTGCTCCGCTCGGGGCGTCGTCGGACGTCGCGGGAGGAGATCGCCGCCGCGGCGGAGCACGCCGTCGTGTCCGACGTGGCCGAGGCGGTGGTGACGCTGGAGGAGCGCGGCCGGGTGCGTGCGGCGCTGGGCCGGCTGCCCCGCAAGCAGGCCATGGCCCTGGTGCTGCGGCACAGCGGCCTGAGCTACGCCGACCTCGCCGCGGCGCTCGACATGTCCCCCGGCAGCGTCGGCACCACCGTGCGGCGCGCCGAATCCGCTTTGCGCAAGGAGTTGAACCGTCATGGGTCATCTGACTGA
- a CDS encoding amino acid permease → MDLLRKKRVEDLLSQGADEGTGLRKRLGAVDLTGLGVGVVIGTGIFTLTGVEAKNHAGPAVVISFLIAGVVSLLAALCYAELASGVPTAGSAYSYAYVSIGELVAWIIGWDIVLEFALGAAVVARGWSGYLQNLFSLPTSIFGEDATVNVGAMAITVVLGVIAALGIRESARVTNALVVVKVAVCLFIIVAGAFFVKLSNWSPFVPGSAGPATSPKGAERTVAQAVFGLPPEAFGIGGILTAAAVVFFAYSGFEAVANMSEETRKPSRDLPLGLFGTLAIATALYIGVSAVVTGMVSYGELSEGSPLASAFDAVGASWAGTLISIAAVCGLTSVILVCIITMGRIGFAMARDGLLPKSVAAIHPRFGTPVRITAVVTVLVAALSGFVPLEALANLVSIGTLFAFLIVSAAIPILRRSEAGINRPFRVPWSPFIPILSVLACLYLMLNLTIATWLRFAVWLALGLVIYLGYGYRHARLSPNTRSADPEQAGLAAGRTHE, encoded by the coding sequence ATGGACTTGTTGCGCAAGAAGCGGGTTGAGGATCTGCTGTCCCAGGGCGCCGACGAGGGCACGGGCCTGCGAAAACGGCTGGGGGCGGTGGACCTGACCGGCTTGGGAGTCGGCGTGGTGATCGGCACCGGCATCTTCACGCTCACCGGTGTCGAGGCGAAGAACCACGCCGGCCCGGCGGTGGTCATCTCGTTCCTGATCGCGGGCGTCGTGAGCCTGCTGGCCGCGCTCTGCTACGCCGAGCTCGCTTCCGGAGTCCCCACCGCCGGCAGCGCCTACAGCTACGCCTACGTCAGCATCGGCGAACTGGTCGCGTGGATCATCGGCTGGGACATCGTGCTGGAATTCGCCCTCGGCGCCGCGGTGGTCGCCCGGGGGTGGTCGGGGTACCTGCAGAACCTCTTCTCGCTGCCGACTTCGATCTTCGGTGAGGACGCGACGGTCAATGTCGGCGCGATGGCGATCACCGTCGTGCTCGGCGTCATCGCCGCACTGGGCATCAGGGAGTCGGCCAGGGTGACCAACGCGCTGGTGGTGGTCAAGGTGGCGGTCTGCCTGTTCATCATCGTGGCCGGCGCGTTCTTCGTGAAGCTGAGTAACTGGAGCCCGTTCGTGCCGGGGTCCGCCGGCCCGGCAACCTCCCCCAAAGGGGCGGAGCGGACGGTGGCGCAGGCGGTGTTCGGGCTGCCCCCGGAGGCGTTCGGCATCGGGGGGATCCTCACCGCGGCGGCTGTGGTGTTCTTCGCCTACAGCGGTTTCGAGGCAGTCGCCAACATGAGCGAGGAGACCCGCAAGCCGTCCCGGGACCTGCCGCTGGGGCTGTTCGGGACACTCGCCATCGCCACCGCCCTCTACATCGGCGTCTCGGCGGTGGTCACCGGGATGGTGAGCTACGGCGAGCTCAGCGAGGGCTCGCCCCTGGCCTCGGCGTTCGACGCCGTAGGGGCCAGCTGGGCCGGCACCCTCATCTCGATCGCCGCCGTCTGCGGCCTGACCTCGGTCATCCTGGTCTGCATCATCACCATGGGCCGGATCGGCTTCGCGATGGCCCGCGACGGTTTGCTGCCCAAGTCGGTGGCCGCCATCCACCCCAGATTCGGAACCCCGGTGCGCATCACTGCGGTGGTGACGGTCCTGGTGGCCGCCCTCAGCGGCTTCGTCCCGCTGGAAGCCCTCGCCAACCTGGTCAGCATCGGGACCCTGTTCGCGTTCCTCATCGTGTCAGCGGCGATCCCGATCCTGCGCCGGAGCGAAGCCGGGATCAATCGGCCCTTCCGGGTGCCGTGGTCGCCGTTCATCCCCATTCTGTCCGTGCTGGCCTGCCTCTACCTGATGCTGAATCTGACCATCGCCACCTGGCTCAGGTTCGCGGTGTGGCTCGCGCTCGGCCTGGTCATCTACCTGGGTTACGGCTATCGCCATGCCCGGCTGTCGCCGAACACGCGCTCTGCCGATCCGGAGCAGGCGGGCCTGGCAGCCGGCCGAACCCACGAGTGA
- a CDS encoding DNA cytosine methyltransferase, whose product MTSVAGPKAISLFSGAGGLDIGLERAGWDVVIATDLAPDSMETLRESRAREIPVLGRTANHLQNTHLINADVSTLSASDLRPARSGGKWRPDLLAGGPPCQPWSSAGHQKGLNDPRGQLIAHMLRLVDEVRPRFVLLENVRGLVTAVGPSGAPGEVLRSIQQDLADIGYASRVATLNAADYGAAQRRVRLFIVATSDYELPLFPQPTHDKAARDGRKPWVTLGEALSSLPPADPSEVVYPSGARADQLRALTPGTGIKTAGKVMNNRPSGHWGYRQDSFLADLSLPARTIRAASTPDWVRLPGEEMRRLGWRECAAIQGFPSEWSFQGTAASLFKQIGNAVQVDVAEVVGGMVLSALRRGPALERPTTPPWPPELLKRVRYTEAEHRVNGSLRVRLIPKTTDTRGSATA is encoded by the coding sequence ATGACGTCCGTTGCCGGGCCTAAAGCGATCTCTCTATTTAGCGGGGCGGGTGGCCTCGACATTGGCCTAGAGCGGGCTGGATGGGACGTCGTCATCGCCACGGACCTGGCGCCGGACAGCATGGAGACCCTACGTGAGAGTCGTGCTCGTGAGATCCCTGTCCTTGGGCGTACGGCGAATCACCTCCAGAACACGCACTTGATCAATGCGGATGTCTCGACACTCTCGGCCTCTGACCTACGTCCCGCGCGGAGCGGCGGGAAGTGGCGCCCCGACCTTCTAGCTGGAGGCCCGCCGTGTCAGCCATGGTCATCGGCGGGGCATCAAAAGGGCCTGAACGACCCGCGTGGGCAACTTATTGCGCACATGTTGCGGTTGGTAGACGAAGTGCGCCCCCGCTTCGTCCTCTTAGAGAACGTCCGAGGGCTTGTCACGGCTGTCGGTCCCAGCGGTGCTCCGGGCGAGGTCCTGCGCAGCATCCAGCAGGATCTGGCCGACATCGGCTACGCGAGCCGCGTTGCCACCCTTAATGCAGCAGACTACGGCGCGGCGCAGCGTCGAGTCCGTCTGTTTATCGTCGCGACGAGTGACTACGAACTGCCACTGTTCCCGCAGCCTACGCACGACAAGGCCGCGCGCGACGGACGCAAGCCGTGGGTGACACTGGGTGAGGCGCTCTCGTCCTTGCCGCCCGCAGATCCTTCCGAGGTCGTCTATCCCTCAGGTGCGCGAGCAGATCAACTCCGAGCATTGACGCCGGGCACTGGGATCAAGACTGCCGGCAAGGTCATGAACAACCGTCCCAGCGGGCATTGGGGTTACCGGCAGGACAGCTTCCTTGCGGACTTGTCACTTCCGGCGCGGACGATCCGGGCAGCAAGCACCCCTGACTGGGTCCGGTTGCCGGGGGAGGAGATGCGTCGCCTGGGGTGGCGCGAATGCGCCGCAATTCAGGGATTTCCGAGTGAGTGGTCCTTCCAGGGCACTGCCGCCTCGCTGTTCAAGCAGATCGGTAACGCCGTTCAGGTCGATGTAGCCGAAGTAGTGGGCGGAATGGTGTTGTCGGCGCTACGGCGCGGCCCTGCTTTGGAGCGGCCCACTACACCACCGTGGCCACCCGAGTTATTGAAGCGGGTGCGGTATACGGAGGCCGAACACCGTGTCAACGGGTCGCTTAGAGTCCGCCTTATACCAAAGACGACCGACACGCGGGGATCTGCGACCGCCTGA
- a CDS encoding basic amino acid ABC transporter substrate-binding protein has product MHRTFMARAATAACALVLLAGCGGGDDEATDAGKSSGASSSIKLIKAGELTTCTHLPYPPFQSAEGGKVVGFDVDLIDLVAKDIGAKQAIFDTPFENIKTGAALNAGQCDVAAAGMTITEERKKNLDFSEPYFDATQALLAKKGSGITSLDSAKGKKVGSQASTTGEDYVKEHGADPVSFETSDAELNGLRSGQVDVIVQDLPVVNGWLKDPANADFEIVANLDTGEQYGFAVKKDGNDELLAKINAALAKAKSDGTYDTLYTKWIGAKPAS; this is encoded by the coding sequence ATGCACCGTACGTTCATGGCGCGCGCGGCCACCGCCGCCTGCGCGCTCGTCCTGCTCGCCGGCTGCGGAGGCGGCGACGACGAGGCCACCGACGCCGGAAAGTCCAGCGGCGCCAGCAGCAGCATCAAGTTGATCAAGGCAGGCGAGCTGACGACCTGCACGCACCTGCCCTACCCGCCGTTCCAGTCCGCAGAAGGCGGCAAGGTGGTCGGCTTCGACGTCGACCTCATCGACCTGGTCGCCAAGGACATCGGCGCCAAGCAGGCCATCTTCGACACCCCGTTCGAGAACATCAAGACCGGCGCCGCCCTCAACGCCGGTCAATGCGACGTCGCGGCGGCCGGCATGACGATCACCGAAGAGCGCAAGAAGAACCTCGACTTCTCCGAGCCGTACTTCGACGCCACCCAGGCGTTGCTGGCCAAGAAGGGGTCGGGCATCACCTCGCTCGATTCGGCCAAGGGCAAGAAGGTCGGCTCGCAGGCCTCCACCACCGGCGAGGACTACGTCAAGGAGCACGGCGCTGACCCGGTCTCCTTCGAGACCTCCGACGCCGAGCTCAACGGCCTTCGCAGCGGCCAGGTGGACGTGATCGTGCAGGACCTGCCGGTGGTCAACGGCTGGCTCAAGGATCCAGCCAACGCCGACTTCGAGATCGTGGCCAACCTCGACACCGGCGAGCAGTACGGCTTCGCCGTGAAGAAGGACGGCAACGACGAGCTGCTCGCCAAGATCAACGCCGCTCTTGCTAAGGCCAAGAGCGACGGCACCTATGACACCCTCTACACCAAGTGGATCGGCGCCAAGCCGGCTAGCTGA
- a CDS encoding ABC transporter ATP-binding protein, whose translation MTAASGAAVGTGTAVGTDPAVGTDAAQREAARLVADLPQAPAVWCSGLRKRYGKRQAVEDVSLEVGRGDVVGLLGPNGAGKTSVIKMLLGLVRPDAGEVMLLGRPAADPAARARVGYLPELFRYQPWLSAAEVMALHVRLSGIEVSAREQRECLALVGLAERAGDRVGGFSKGMQQRLGLAVALVAGPELVVLDEPTSALDPLGRVDVRDIVLELKSRGVAVLLNSHLIGEVERVCDRVVILDRGRVAASGTLAELLGQRELRLHLTGVSAAARERLAAAGKLERAGDWFTVALPADDDTAAVPDLVRDLAVLGARVHAVEPARITLEERLLGILRAGADARSEVDARSEGKR comes from the coding sequence GTGACGGCCGCCTCTGGCGCCGCGGTCGGCACTGGCACCGCGGTCGGCACTGACCCCGCGGTCGGCACTGACGCCGCGCAGCGCGAGGCGGCGCGGCTGGTCGCCGACCTGCCGCAGGCGCCGGCCGTCTGGTGCTCGGGCCTGCGCAAGCGCTACGGCAAGCGCCAGGCCGTCGAGGACGTGTCGCTGGAGGTCGGCCGCGGCGATGTGGTCGGGCTGCTCGGCCCGAACGGGGCGGGCAAGACCTCGGTGATCAAGATGCTGCTGGGCCTGGTCCGCCCCGACGCCGGAGAGGTGATGCTGCTCGGGCGGCCCGCCGCCGACCCGGCCGCCCGCGCCCGTGTCGGTTACCTGCCCGAGCTCTTCCGGTACCAGCCGTGGCTGAGCGCGGCCGAGGTGATGGCCCTGCACGTCCGGCTGTCCGGGATCGAGGTGAGCGCGCGCGAGCAGCGCGAGTGCCTGGCGCTGGTGGGCCTGGCCGAGCGCGCCGGCGACCGGGTGGGCGGCTTCTCCAAGGGGATGCAGCAGCGCCTCGGGCTGGCGGTCGCCCTGGTGGCCGGGCCTGAGCTGGTCGTGCTGGACGAGCCGACCAGCGCCCTGGACCCGCTGGGCCGCGTCGACGTGCGTGACATCGTGCTGGAGCTGAAGTCCCGGGGCGTGGCGGTGCTGCTGAACTCGCACCTGATCGGCGAGGTCGAGCGGGTGTGTGACCGGGTGGTCATCCTCGACCGGGGACGGGTCGCGGCGTCGGGCACCCTCGCCGAGCTGCTGGGCCAGCGCGAGCTCCGGCTGCACCTGACCGGCGTCTCCGCCGCGGCGCGGGAGCGGCTGGCCGCGGCCGGAAAACTCGAGCGGGCCGGCGACTGGTTCACCGTGGCGCTGCCGGCCGACGATGACACGGCGGCCGTGCCTGACCTGGTGCGGGACCTGGCCGTCCTGGGAGCGCGGGTGCACGCGGTCGAGCCGGCGCGGATCACCTTGGAGGAGCGCCTGCTCGGCATCCTGCGGGCCGGCGCCGACGCGCGGTCAGAAGTGGACGCCCGATCGGAGGGGAAGCGATGA
- a CDS encoding MarR family transcriptional regulator, translating into MADNDAAELNLGLLMFIPYRYLESAVMAALKSHGHDIPLNQARVFQRIGPGGTRLADLAEAAQISKQTLGSIVDQLERAGYVERIADPTDARARLVTMTTRGRELVELSAPVVRAVEASWEAHLGKTRSRQLRQALIALREITDPYS; encoded by the coding sequence GTGGCCGACAATGATGCTGCCGAGCTGAATCTCGGACTCTTGATGTTCATCCCGTACCGCTACCTGGAGTCGGCCGTGATGGCTGCCCTCAAGTCGCACGGCCATGACATCCCCCTAAACCAGGCCCGGGTGTTCCAGCGAATCGGCCCGGGGGGCACCCGGCTGGCTGACCTCGCCGAGGCCGCCCAAATCAGCAAGCAGACACTGGGCTCCATCGTCGACCAGCTCGAACGAGCCGGCTACGTCGAGCGGATCGCCGACCCCACCGACGCCCGCGCCCGGCTGGTGACCATGACGACCAGGGGGCGGGAGCTCGTCGAGCTGAGCGCCCCCGTGGTGCGTGCTGTGGAGGCCAGCTGGGAGGCCCACTTGGGTAAGACCCGGAGCAGGCAGCTTAGGCAAGCCCTGATCGCGCTGCGTGAGATAACCGACCCCTACAGTTAG